In Bacteriovorax stolpii, a single genomic region encodes these proteins:
- a CDS encoding complex I subunit 4 family protein, giving the protein MDQLFLIKFLIPLIWAIGFMFAPKNNEKSVKLLALIGSLVTLAYSVKMFIDLPDTGVLTTLFKFDMPLFFNMSYTFAMDGLSGLLLLLNAFLLLIVVITTWDIKTDKLRLYYFLLFLLTWAVNGSLLSTSLYGFYIFWEVMLIPLFILVGVFGGENRRYASFKFFMMTAAGSILMLASMCYMSALAYKFNGSYDLNYEIIRSLGLKYDGFLSPQSLIFWSFSIAFFLKVPVFPFHSWLPDAHVEAPTAGSIILAGILLKLGIYGFLRFVIPLFPEAVDANRDIVLYLGAIGVIYGALTAWVQKDIKKLVAFSSISHMGYIIMGIFSQNPFAVKGAIFQMIAHGISTPGLFIGVHYLYTRTHTKKLDMYGGIASVMPKFAILFFIITAGSMAVPMTCGFVGEFMVIMGTYQVNKVVAVLAATGIMLSPIYLLKMYHLTALGEMKHEENKSLKDISLLEATPLLVLSILTIVFGLYPQAVMSLFDGTINFFVNKGL; this is encoded by the coding sequence ATGGATCAATTATTTCTTATTAAGTTTTTAATTCCTCTCATTTGGGCAATCGGCTTCATGTTCGCGCCTAAAAACAATGAGAAGTCTGTAAAGCTTCTGGCCCTAATCGGTTCTCTTGTAACACTTGCTTACTCAGTTAAGATGTTCATTGATCTACCGGACACTGGAGTTTTAACAACTCTATTCAAGTTTGATATGCCACTGTTTTTTAACATGTCATACACATTTGCAATGGATGGTCTAAGTGGATTACTGCTTCTTCTGAACGCATTCCTTCTTCTCATTGTTGTCATTACAACTTGGGACATTAAGACTGATAAGCTTCGTCTTTATTACTTCCTTCTGTTTTTATTAACTTGGGCAGTAAACGGATCACTTCTTTCGACTTCACTATATGGCTTCTACATTTTCTGGGAAGTTATGCTAATTCCTCTATTCATCTTAGTAGGAGTTTTTGGTGGAGAGAATCGTCGTTACGCTTCTTTCAAGTTCTTCATGATGACAGCGGCAGGATCAATCCTAATGCTAGCGTCTATGTGTTACATGTCGGCACTTGCTTATAAGTTCAACGGTTCATACGACCTGAACTATGAAATCATCAGATCTCTTGGGTTAAAATACGACGGGTTCTTATCACCTCAGTCTTTAATCTTCTGGTCTTTCTCGATCGCCTTCTTCTTAAAAGTTCCAGTTTTCCCATTCCACTCATGGTTACCAGATGCTCACGTTGAAGCGCCAACTGCAGGTTCAATCATCCTTGCCGGTATTCTTCTAAAGCTTGGTATCTACGGTTTCCTTCGTTTTGTAATTCCATTATTCCCGGAAGCAGTTGATGCTAACCGTGATATCGTTCTTTATTTAGGAGCGATCGGGGTTATCTACGGAGCACTGACGGCATGGGTACAAAAAGATATTAAGAAGCTAGTAGCTTTTTCTTCTATCTCGCACATGGGTTACATTATTATGGGTATTTTCTCGCAAAACCCATTTGCTGTTAAAGGAGCAATCTTTCAGATGATCGCTCACGGTATCTCGACACCGGGTCTCTTCATCGGGGTTCACTATCTTTATACAAGAACTCACACTAAGAAACTTGATATGTACGGAGGCATCGCTTCTGTTATGCCAAAGTTTGCTATTTTATTCTTTATCATCACGGCAGGTTCGATGGCCGTTCCAATGACTTGTGGATTCGTAGGTGAATTCATGGTGATCATGGGAACTTACCAGGTGAACAAAGTGGTAGCGGTTTTAGCTGCAACAGGGATCATGTTGTCGCCAATCTATCTTCTAAAGATGTACCACCTGACAGCTCTTGGTGAAATGAAACACGAAGAAAACAAGTCGCTTAAAGATATCTCTCTTCTTGAAGCTACTCCACTTCTGGTGCTTTCGATCCTGACAATCGTTTTTGGTTTATACCCACAAGCGGTTATGTCACTTTTTGATGGGACAATTAATTTCTTTGTAAATAAAGGTTTATAA
- a CDS encoding NADH-quinone oxidoreductase subunit N, whose amino-acid sequence MENLTFVQNVLIFLALNAVALLCLNVKNNGKYISFGATLISAITFFAMLFSSSSFTLSELFSLEGNKILLLKIVSVLNVLMILINGYHSLEKVKNSVLMSFMFLGGVFLLGANDLMTFYVALETIALVGYALVATSDLENSREAAVKYLIQGAVVSVIFLLGVAFYLGATNGLSLVGVTVVNQEFYAIAIGIFILTACFKLGAFPFHAWIADVYSNVTLGNLATNFFISKIIIGFKFITMLQILLLDSEPGFNDYLVRIVQVIAVASAFYGNIIAVVQGQFKRIIAYSSVAHTGYMLMMICLNPDEALEIQLISYLVIYSLTATGVILILNQFAGLNKNRDGREILKSGFYRNKGLAIMLVVFVLSLGGIPLTSGFAMKYMLFTNYFREGFTLEATSIFISSIVGLAYYIRFVSDLFAEDEEKKGLPAIKTRFSESLVHVIILVSIFTIGIAPSLFLGLK is encoded by the coding sequence ATGGAAAACTTAACATTCGTTCAAAACGTTTTAATCTTCCTTGCTCTTAATGCGGTAGCTCTTCTGTGTTTGAATGTTAAAAACAACGGAAAATATATTTCATTCGGGGCGACGCTGATTTCGGCGATCACTTTCTTCGCGATGCTTTTTAGCTCAAGCTCTTTTACTCTGAGCGAGCTTTTTAGCCTTGAAGGAAATAAGATTTTGCTTCTAAAGATCGTCTCAGTTCTAAACGTTCTGATGATTTTGATCAACGGTTACCACTCTCTAGAAAAAGTTAAGAACTCAGTTCTCATGAGCTTTATGTTCCTTGGAGGGGTTTTCCTTCTTGGAGCTAATGACCTGATGACTTTTTACGTAGCTCTGGAAACGATTGCCCTTGTTGGTTACGCTCTGGTTGCAACGTCTGATCTTGAAAACTCTCGCGAAGCTGCGGTTAAGTATCTTATCCAAGGTGCGGTTGTTTCAGTTATCTTCTTATTAGGTGTAGCTTTCTATTTAGGTGCAACAAACGGTCTGAGCCTTGTTGGTGTAACTGTTGTGAACCAGGAATTCTACGCAATCGCTATCGGGATCTTCATCCTGACAGCTTGTTTTAAACTAGGTGCTTTTCCTTTCCACGCTTGGATTGCTGATGTTTACTCAAACGTCACACTTGGTAACCTGGCTACGAACTTCTTCATTTCAAAAATCATTATCGGATTTAAGTTTATTACAATGCTTCAAATCCTTCTGCTTGATAGCGAGCCAGGTTTCAACGATTACCTGGTACGTATTGTTCAGGTGATCGCAGTTGCTTCAGCTTTCTACGGAAACATCATTGCTGTTGTTCAAGGACAGTTTAAAAGAATCATCGCTTACTCTTCAGTAGCTCACACAGGTTACATGTTGATGATGATTTGTTTAAACCCAGATGAAGCTCTGGAAATCCAACTAATCAGCTACCTTGTTATCTACTCTCTAACAGCAACGGGAGTGATCCTAATACTGAACCAATTTGCTGGACTAAACAAAAACAGAGACGGCCGCGAGATCCTGAAATCTGGATTTTATCGCAATAAAGGCCTAGCAATTATGTTGGTTGTTTTTGTTCTGAGCCTTGGTGGGATCCCGCTGACTTCAGGTTTTGCCATGAAGTACATGCTATTTACTAACTATTTCAGAGAAGGCTTCACTCTAGAAGCAACTTCTATCTTCATTAGCTCGATTGTCGGTCTTGCCTACTACATCCGCTTCGTAAGTGACCTGTTCGCTGAAGACGAGGAAAAGAAAGGTCTGCCTGCAATAAAAACCAGATTCAGCGAATCGCTGGTTCATGTTATCATTTTAGTGTCTATCTTCACGATCGGAATTGCTCCGTCACTCTTTTTAGGGCTGAAGTAG